A window of Schistocerca cancellata isolate TAMUIC-IGC-003103 chromosome 1, iqSchCanc2.1, whole genome shotgun sequence genomic DNA:
TGTTCCCAGTCTGGAAAGGTGtgtgttagactgcacggctaaccgggctggcTATATGGATAGAGTACCTGCTGATGTAAATTCTGCCACACACTGCTATGACTAAGGAAACAACCTTGGGTAGCAATCCTCCTTGTTTGAGTACTCGGACGTTCGTGTACCATGCGTAACATCATTTCCTCAACGTCGGGTGCTACAGATCTGGGTCGACTTTCTCGTACGTGGTGTGCGAAACTCTGGTTTCTGTGAGATGCTGGTGTAACTGGCTGAATGTACGGCCATCGAGCTGCCTGTggagaggaaaagcttcttcatacaattGTGCAGTCTCAAGGACTAGGCCATTCGCTTTACCATACGTGATGTgcatgtcagcgtactcttcattggtgtaacctctGCCCACGGTAccttcacgttcgtaactgatAGCGAGGTCGGTTCGGCACAGTGCACGGAGGGGGTAGGGGAAGTTGTTGCGCATATGCAAACAGACAGGTAATCGATCCAAAACCTTGAGATACCGACGTAAATACCGTGGTATCCAGGGGCGTTTAAAGTTGGTTCCTAACTCGAGTTAATGCGATACTTCGATATCGGTTGATTTGCGGactattggtgttttgcccttaaagagcgcatttggactaaactacatggccagttccttttgctgccttccttgctgcccaaacttccgtcattcgctcactgtgtttctgtttccggtcctctgtccatgcttcttgtcggctttgtgtctttggcttcatcttgattgcctttttggttgcccatatttctttcatcttccggctgtgatcttgcttgcattcttcggtccattttacgcctgttcgttggtctcattgtatctcatgtagtttaattttcttaatgatgtttctgaaatttattctgtcatttattgtgtctgctgttatgttcagTTGGTTtaggtcgttttttacctctgccacccatttgttattTCTAGttgttacccagtcaaagatctgtttggtcagtctgtgtgatggcattctgtataggtgtccatagaattgtagtctgcgttttctaatcttttctgtgattgtctccatatgtttgtatagttcctctgtagatgtcttgatccatattccattgttgttaattGGGCCAAATATTTtactaagtattttccgttctactttttctagttttcTGATacatgtatgccctaggattagtgtggtctctgctgcatatagtgcctcggggagcaccaccgtgtcgtagtggcgtaatttggctttttgtgagatagacttatTGTTGTAAtgactttgtatgccttgtccagtttagtttttctttcttagtttgagtctctgttatgtccactcatttgtagtgtttcaccaagGTGTGAGAGTGTGTGCGTATGCCTATAAACGCCATCTGCCATAGTACACGaagaaacgcacttgaaaatgggaatcatttcccgaaagggGTCATACaaggaataaatgaaagaaaatcgtgactggcagcCGGAAATGTTCTTTCATAAgcatatagtccgcagctcgtggtcgtgcggtagcgttctcgctttccacgcccgggttcccgggttcgattcccggcggggtcagggattttctctgccttttgatgactgggtgttgtgtgatgtccttaggttagttgggtttaagtagttctaagttctaggggactgatgaccatagatgttaagtcccatagtgctcagagccaatccaatCCATAAGCATATATTTTTAGCAGTAGCAGCCTTACATCATAGATTTGTAATGGATACAATAAAAGTAGAAAAGTAGTGCTTTGCCAGTGTCTCAGGAACCAGGAGTGCTAGATTTCCTGTAGATGTCCTTACTTCCTTACAGCAGGGTGGATTTCGCAGTGATGCGCTACAGAATGCTGCTTTTTTCCGACAGGTCCCGCCCGTCAGCGCCCCTCTGACGTCCAggctgccagcaccgcctcctccgccGCGAGCAGAGCCGCCACAGCGCCACTACTGGCCACACGGCGTGCTGTCCTTCTTCGGGATGTGCCCGCCGGGGTACTCGCGGGACGCACGGGGAATGTGCCGCGAACGCTGGTAGACATGAGGCATTCCAGAAGCTCAACCATGCTACTGTCGCATGGCGCGCTCCAGTGCAGCAAAACTGTTCAGTCTGGTTATTAATGTGCGTCTCTTTCCTGTATAACAcacaactaaataaaaataaaccaaTGATTTTGAGCACCATTTCTCTTTTATATTTGACGTGAGAGCTAGTGAAAAATTAGGAATCTGCTCGGCAATGTTAAGGTTCTTCTGTTTCCGGAAACACGTCGAAATTGTTAGATGTCCTTCAGTTCTTTCAGTCGTATTACTTCGAGTTCTGATACTTTATGGTTCTCTGATAAAGTTTGCCAGTAGTAACTAAAGGATCGGCTGACTGCAAACTTAGATTTACTGATGTactaaaatacactctaagaccaaagaattatccgaatgggaccgaaAACGGTAGGTGTAACGTACGTGTACAAACAAATTAATGATCGCAATTTCAGAAGATTGCATGATCTGTTCAAGCGAAATACCTTTATAAACTGAGAAAGTCACTATCGCATTGGTCCGCCTCTGGTCCTTGTGCATTAGTTATTTGGCTTGccactgacagagttgttgaatgtccttctGATTTAGATAGTGCCAAACGTGGTATCAATAGCAACGATTCCAcggcatagtttcaaaggttggcactaccacgagacaccgacgacagcgccctataGCTGgtactgtgcagctctacgagctccgctacagattgAGCCCATTTCATAAAGTGCAGACAACCagaacacttcgcttcagctttgctctacatacgacGGGTCTACGACTtcgcatctgtacaaagttatgtattctttcttGCAAAAGTAAACCACCTTTACTCACTGCAGTACCGACgtcattttcctgctcctgctcctacccacgcccCACCTTCGAGGCGGGATAAAAAACCTAATTAGATAGCCAAAATTCCGAGGTGGTTGGAGggtactgcccataatgctccagacgtcctCAACTGTGGAGAGGTCCGGCGATCTTGGTgggcaaggtaggatttggcaagaacGAAGAGACGCAGAAGAAACTATCGCCGTGTGCGGACGGCCGTTATCTTGGTCAATGTAAGCACAGGGTGGCTTCCACGAAAgctaacaaaacggggcgtagaatatcgtcgacgtgccactgtgctgtaagagtgtcgtggatgacaaccaaatgatCCTGCCATAAATCGAAATGGCTggccagaccaccactcctggttgtcgagccgtatcgTGGGCGACAGTCACGTTGGTGCTCCACATTTATCCGGGTCGTCTCTAGAAATGTCTTCGGTGGTCAGCGGGCCTCAGTTCGAAGAGGgaatcatcactgaaggcaattatatTCCAATCGAGCCGAATTTACTCGACACCCCTGCAAAAGCGCTTGTTATTGTATAGGGTCAGTGGTAGTCAGTGCAAGGGACGCCCTGAGCCCAGCCGTCATTTTGTAAGtcacctattaatggtccttgtggtcattgAAGTATCAGTTGCACGTCGGGTAGATGATAATGATGAACCCGACGCTCTGAAGGGTTCTCTGACGATTTCACGGTCCTCCCTCTGTCTCTCGCctctctaggtcgactgcttccttcGTCACGCTGTGTTTACACTTTCCTGTCAACATCGTGGAATAGAGGCATCGCTCCTACACAGTTGTGGAGCGATTTACCGATTACTACAGTCCGCTTGTTTGAGCTCAACTACACTTCGTGTCTCAAATGCGGACATCTTCGTATTTGCCGGCcactatggtcgagcggttctaggtgcttcagtccggatccacgtgATTGCTACGATTgctggttagaatcctacctcgggcatggatgtgtgtgatgtcctcaggttagttaggtttaagtagttcctagtgtagggcactgatgacctcaaatgtaaagtcccatagtgcttagagccatttgaaccatttcttcgtaTTTTGTTCACGcccctgcgaggcatagttactgtccaactgagtacatgaAATTCGAAAAAACTTGATGGCCTGgtgtcgacatgtcccctgtttattgTCCTTGCCAGCTGCGCTGTGTAATTGCGCTGCAGCGTCGCGCAGTCATCCATCGGCCGCAATAGTTTACAAGTTTGCTTTTCCCGTCGATATCTATATTAATAACAGTTTGTGACCAACTTGCGTAACTCCTTGGTGGTGTGTAGCTTTCTTTGTATGTTTTTTTTACTCTTATTTTTTTCGTAGAGTGCACAAGTGAGTGTATATAGTCGTACGTATGGTTACACACGTCAGCTTCGATAGGATTTGTTGAGACCTCTCACTGTGTCACTTCTGCTGCTCTCACTCTCTCCAGTGTTACATGCCCCAAGTCGGGGAAAATAACTATTTTGGCGGGTTCCTACCTGGAGAAACTCTTCTGTGCAACAGGCTTCACGATGAGTGGACGTATTGTATGACTGACTCGTCGGCTAATCCTGTAGTAGTGCATGATTTTGATACGTAACAtatgcattgaaacttcctggcagattaaaattgtgtgccggaccgagactcgaactcgggacctttgtctttcgcgggcaagtgctctatcaacttttttttttttatcgtagcagtcgcgcggttccggacttttttttactttttatttttttccggactgcgcgccttttttatcacgctaccgcttttttatttctttttagttttttattttttttagttttttatatatttttttaaatttttttaatgtctcaaaagaaaaatcatataaaaaagaaggaaaagaaatataggactgaagtgacatcctcgtcacttcactgggagtatatcctatccctcgaaacaacgttaacctgggactccccaccgcttcggggggttatgaaacatgctgcctagaaagttcgcaaaagtcgttttatatttagagtggcgtcggatgatttcgtgttgttctagtagataatgccaatagtccatgcccgatatcattgtccgcgagagcacgtagtgcgatgcgtgtccaccaatccatcggattgccgaagttttttgtgaggggaaaaatacagcgtcagggaaaaataaagcgtccgtcgtgatcgttgattcgtcggtgcgtctgaggagggccatgatgcgttgcgtcagccgccaaacatccgttgcctcaccgcactgcagagaatgttcgtcggtgtcctgcatgccaaaTATAaagcagagcggggaatctaccacgcgaatgtcgtacaatcgttggcggttgactgtcttgcggttgattaatgtataccatgacgatcgcgctgctgtgctgaggagaggtgtatggacagcttgccaaatctgtcgccagtttcgtgttgggtatttaagttcgacaacattgctgccatgatgacgccgcaagtatcgatatatctcacgggtagtggggagtcgtgtagaaggtatctgtaactgaacataactaaaatcaacaaaaaatcgcgcgacgtgagaaaaagagggcgagattgtgcctaccgccaccggtggttcaaaggatgtgggaagaagcacatccaggatggccgacgtgatggcgtgttgccgttggttccaagtgcgtagcgtcgctcgcaggtatagagctagagccttgttccgcacatccgtgaggttaagtcctccagcatggtgtgggagagttaaagtcctgtacttgaccttaaacaacattccttggctgacatagtatccaaaggccgccattaatctgtcagcaataccatgtggcattggcagtgcctgtgccaggtgcggcagtcgcgaggctaggtgaacattagtgtagtccaccctttggagcaggtcgtgcgttcggagtgaattgttgcgtatgtgcagtcggacgttctggaggagacgtcgatagctcgccgccgctgattgccgtagcgatcgggtgaacaatacacctaagcatcgcaagatgtccaccgtcgtaaacggactgtgcagatcgtccagccctcgtccgatgtgcatgatcttggttttattcatgttgaccctgcttcccgcagcgactccgtacgtagtaagaagggtaaccacctgatttacttcgttctccgaccggacgagtatcatcaagtcgtcggcatatgcacgacacgtgaaggagctcgcacggagtcggacgcctgttagagtccgtctaagagtctgcatcaatggttcgagcgctattgtaaacagtatcatcgacaagggacatccttgcctaactgagctgcaaacagggaTCGGTCCTACCTCCCtaccattgactctcaccgtcgaagaagcgccgcgaaggaggcgcatgaggacggtaataaaatcctgtggtatcgccatgcgtcgcatggtcgagtcaaggaaatcatggttgatcctgtcaaaggcacgatcaaagtccaccgatacgaacgccgctcgcatgcgacaagcttccgtcagggaaattacgtcacggtattcgccgaggatagaatgtatgttgctccgaaccccgagacaagcctggtctggtggtattgtcttggatattacagtcttgagccttaccgccaacattcgcgcaaagatcttataatcagtattgagcatcgtgagcggtctaaattgatgggcgctgacactcgctgtcgatttcggtattggtataagcagtcccgccatgaactgcgacggaacgtccgtgtcagggctcaataactcattatacatcaataccaactgggacatcattaaatccgaaaatgcgcggtaaaattcgagtttcaacccatctggcccaggggatttatgcaccgcacccttcgcgagtgcgccccggatgtcatcttccgttaggggttccaatagagcctctgcatccggaccatccacctccgtttgcatctgtcgcaaaatttcttctcctgtccgattgtccgtcggcgtcccagtgaaaaggaggcgataatgctccagaaactcagcagcaatgtcctgttgtgacgtcaagggccgaccatcgtcatcatggaggactgtgattagggatcggcgattacgcgcatgtcccttggacacatgatgcatgccaatacgttctccatcgacgttgtccaagcaccgagcacggatcgaaagtcccttcagtcgacgtctcgtgatcgataaaatacaggcctgaatgcgatggacttccgcttgacgctcgagcgatggggccatggaggacaggtcgcggagcaccatgtagaaataatcaagtgtatctcggagccatttcgctttttccttgccatacgtgatgagagctcttcgtatcgccggttttgcacactgcagccaccacgaaagaaccgtacggtgcagcggcaaacggcgagtgcaagtctgccatgtttctttgatccgctggcgacattcgaggtccaccaataaggatgaattgagtttccaggaactacgactccgccagaccctctgccgtgggagggttaacgtgcataaatatgcaaggtgatccgtaaaagctgtgggccaacgttcagcagccaacacgtgatctcttaatccgtcagaaacataaatccgatccagcctgctcgccgagtggctagtaaaatacgtgtagccctctcgctgcccatggatcttttcccatgtGTCCATAAGGgtcatgtcccggcagatcgtgttcaatgcgtggcatgagctgaaattaggagtttgatccttcggggcgagtacacagttaaaatcccccccttaccaagatgtggtcatacctcccatggaataggggggcaatctcctccgagtagaatcgtgcacgcgcctgtcgattgtcagttCCGGAGggggcatagatgttgacgatacgaatgccgttcacggtcatagccaagccccgagccgaaggaaggtaatcgaggtcacacatcggaatcccttcccggactagtatcgctgtgccacgtcctccatctggagtcggcgctaggtaagtgttgtatccgtgcacgtcgggaaaagcagcattgcaggtttcctgcatcagcagaatatcaacgtcagtggcgtaaatcatgtcccggagaagttgcatctttgcaagcgaacgtgcggtgttaatgttcactgtgcccaccttatatgcttggttcgttgtcgttgtcatgctcgtgtcatgtcactgagaactccaagggcgttagtccactattcgggctcagaggggtgcccgccaacgggctgccctcctttgttgtcgttccgtggtgtgcatcctgtaggtgagtggtcatcattagggggtggcaattcctgtatgtcctcgactggttccgcccagtcgcagtggtcatccatccgagaaacgtcctctgatgtatttcgacgaggctgctgggacattggtatccctgactccttcgtcggcagcgctgggtcagtcggtgtcaatgaagagggaccatctgaaaggcaggacatccggtctccatctgacggaatcctgtcagcgtcctctaaaggcacgtgttctgtgtcagacagttcttcggctaggataccttccgtgtcccctaggctagggggggacgtgtcacccgaactacggcgacgctttttgcgacgcttcggcgatcgctgtttgcgggccctgccctctgctgcctcactgtgttcgtcgatcgttcgttggtccgttgccggtgccactgtctcgacctctacttccacgtcgcgtgcttcatgtgagttgtcggaaggttcctccctcaaccgacgtgacgtgggcgtagggacattctccgagtcacccccatgctcccgtaactcggtcggctcttgcataaacacgtccttgtcacgctccgaactgggcagcacctcccggcgagccaccgacacgtacgtcatcggcagttgcgtgggaacttctcgctgtgacgcgtctccatgtggcagttgcacgacgcggcgttgtatgcactccgagcggatatgtccttctccaccacagccagaacaagtgcgtggctggccatcgtagatcacaatagctcgacacccgccaatgtataaataagacgggatatgtttagtaaggacgatccgcacctgtcgcacgccgtttagcacaggataggtactaaaacttgcccagcgttcaggcgtatgactaagtaccgttccatatggtcgcagcgattcagtagccatcgattgcccgcatctcgtggtcgtgcggtagcgttctggcttcccacgcccgggttcccgggttcgattcccggcggggtcagggattttctctgcctcgtgatggctgggtgttgtgtgctgtccttaggttagttaggtttaagtagttctaagttctaggggactgatgaccgtagcagttaagtcccatagtgctcagagccatttgaaccattagccatcgattctggcacctcaaacggcaattcaaagatccgaatcatcctcacacccaatcctgaaggagctactgttacatcgctgatatggccatcagagtgtcgaaatttaaatcctctttgagcagcggagagagttctttcacacgcagcttcatcggtcatctttacgtacattgtactgcttacaatggacaggtgtattccaattatgtctgtagcaggtaaacgaacttcttccctcaaaaaacgctctatttcgaaagctttgggtctggcaaattcgttgtcgaacgtaaagtggagcgtagtctttcgaaaattgtgtgccatggcgatcgagtcagacaacaacacgcgcgagtaccgacggtgtaaacacttcctcgtccacgcgcgcccgcggccgggacagcaggtccgtgccgcgccaccgcctaaagcagacttgaccaactgagctaccaaagcacgactcacgccccgtcctcacagctttaattccggcagtacctcgtctcctaccttccaaacttcacagaagttctcctgtgaagcctgcaattttaatctgccaggaagtttcatatcagcgtacactccgctgtagagtgaaaatttcattctagtaacatATGCATTGTATTTTACTAGGAGTGGAAATAATTGGAGGACGAGTTCTCCCATGTTGCACACAGAATGTAAACGTACGATCGCAGGAGCTTGAATCCCGCGGTGATCGTTGGTGATCATTGTACTACAGACGGTAAACTCGAACTCCGCCAAGAAAATTTCTGCATGTTTTGGTGTGAGGGACCCGTGGCCCCCACTGGCTCCTTAGAGAGTAATCACATCTCGTtcgatttttttattctgttaatctttgtatctgtattgcattgAAAAGAACTGCACAACATTACAAATGTCGACGgcatgcgctgtgtgtcttgtttggaaacagacTTGTTCTCTTGACTCACGATCCTTGCTGCTTAAAACAGTAAGgcccactttactcttcgccctcaaTCTTGCGTCCGACACTGTCCGATTCTGTCTCGGATTTGTTCGTCCCGGCTGTGTTAGTTGTAAATTAATGTTGGTACACAGCAATATGGTTGGATTTATGACGAAGAGTTGGCCGATTTCTTCCTCGCATATGAggtcactgaatgcagtggaagagcgacagccgcgcgggattagccgagctgtctaaggcgctgcaatcatggactgtgcggctgatcccggaggaggttcgagtcctccctcggggatgggtgtgtgtgtttgtccttaggataatttaggttaagtagtgtgtaagcttagggacagatgaccttagcagttaagtcccgccggctggggtggccgagtggttctaggcgcttcagtctggaaccgcgcgaccgaaacggtcgcaggtttgaatcctgcctcttgcatggatgtttgtaatgtccttaggttagctaggtttaagcagttctaagttctaggggactgatgacctcagaagttaagtcccatagtgctcagagccatctgaaccaagttaagtcccataagatttcacacacatttgaacattggaaGAGCTACACAACGACGCTATGCCGGGCTGTTCCCACAGCGACGGCAGCCCCAAAACAGCAGTTCTGCATCTGAGCGATGTTGTATTACTCTGTGTTGTGTGTTGCATGTTTTGGTGACCGCATATCACAGGCCTTTTTACTGCTATGAAGGTGTTTTCACACGGTACCGGTAATTGGGACAAACTGAATGAATTATAATTACATTATTGTTCTGTTACAAGCCACCTGAGACCGAAGGTCCGTTATATCAACAGGAAAATCCCTCTGGTTCTGGATATCCTGTGCACAGAATGTAACAATACGGTATAGACAACCTTCGACAGTTATAGAGGGTGTCCTGTGGAACAAACTGATGACAGGATTGCACGTCTGTAAACGGCGCCTAGTGACGCGGCAGAGCTTCGAAATCGCAGCGGAACACGCTTGCTGCCAGGCAGCCCCTTCGGTAGTAAACATGAGGTTATATATAAggttgaaaaacaaacaaaatatgtttttcttcttctaatatttgtttatttcgaaTCTGTTTTCATCCTATTAGACCATGGTCAGCATCAGCCTTCTAGCGTCCACAAATCGAATACTGGAGAAAAATGCAGCACACGCAGAATCTTGAAATATGACATTATGTGAGAAATGCAAATAGAGCGCTCGCCACTCACGTTGTGCGCCAAACATGTTAAGTTGCAATAGACTACATGGATACTACGAAATACACTACATAAGCAAAACACAGAATATTAACGTATACAAGTTATATGAATATAATTTTAAGAGTTGTGAGACTGAGGTCAGAGAATGTGTGGCTGATTGATTGGATCACGTGAAACTTAAGAGTGTGGACACGCTCAGCTGTAACTGATCATTCAGAACTAAGTGAGGATTTTGAGCAAACTGCATATTAACCTcaaggaattttttaaaattttttatctataaCCTTCCTTCAACACATGTTAAGCAAATGTGCAGTTCGACTGATGTAATATACAGCTACGTTGGCTTTCAGTCAGCCCAGTTGCTACAGGCTTGCCTGTTTGAGCAGTATACTTTATGTTACAGTCAATGCAACTGATTTTATAAACACCGCTGTTACTTAATAACTCCGTTTTGTCCTCGTTGTTGAATAAAATATGGACTATTATGCTTACATAAAATCAGCTTTTGTAGTTTCAGGATTTGAAAGTTTTGCCTAATTTGTTGGATAAGTAATAAGTAGTAAATAAACGCCATTTGATTTGTGACTATTAATGCAGAGAGGTCACAAATGTAGGCAAGATGTCCCTTTTTATTTCTGTAGAATTCTGTTAACTAATTCACGGCTATAGCCATTGCTaaatgtaataaatttcactaTGTCTAATGGTAGAATGAATCTgtactttgcagcagagtgtgcgctgatttgaaacttcccggcagattaaaactgtgtgccggac
This region includes:
- the LOC126175630 gene encoding uncharacterized protein LOC126175630; amino-acid sequence: MGSADRRMAQWASRLLLGAAALCVLAAASPRQQRYGQRAQPGPPHKVPPVSAPLTSRLPAPPPPPRAEPPQRHYWPHGVLSFFGMCPPGYSRDARGMCRERW